The proteins below are encoded in one region of Ktedonobacterales bacterium:
- a CDS encoding FtsQ-type POTRA domain-containing protein: MFRRSKRVKNQQAAPGSASTRTASESSLIDVTFSRQPRNQTRLSRGERKPARPANIAASALAEEKPTSTMIGVGWARSGALKHAEMQASPKRRQPRSRRERWIRRMLIVVPLLLAIVFGLHTLLTIPYFEVQHITVEGTRNGQLIAAIQRLHLDGINIFLADTSADAAHIKTLPPIADASVTRNLPDTLLVHVVERQPVLIWQVGTNQYSVDAGGSIIAQVQHTGGLPVVRDEHTGDQHGKPFAPGGKIDPKIIQMARQLLEQVPTAIGITSFTLRDTLAYGVVLISADGWQARFGAPDNLENKIKELAAILQLVKQQGQQLALVDLRFGFYPYYRLKSPGAEP, from the coding sequence ATGTTCAGACGAAGCAAGAGAGTCAAGAACCAGCAGGCAGCGCCAGGCAGCGCATCAACAAGGACTGCAAGCGAGAGCAGCCTGATCGATGTGACGTTTAGCCGACAGCCACGAAACCAGACCAGACTTTCCAGGGGAGAGCGGAAGCCCGCACGGCCCGCGAACATAGCCGCGTCGGCCCTGGCTGAAGAGAAGCCAACCAGTACGATGATCGGGGTCGGCTGGGCGCGTTCAGGCGCACTGAAGCATGCAGAGATGCAGGCCAGCCCAAAACGCCGCCAGCCCAGAAGCAGACGTGAGCGATGGATCAGGCGCATGCTGATTGTCGTGCCGCTGCTGCTGGCAATCGTCTTTGGGCTGCATACCCTCTTGACCATCCCTTATTTTGAGGTCCAGCACATCACGGTTGAAGGCACGCGCAACGGGCAATTAATTGCCGCCATCCAGCGGCTTCATCTCGATGGGATCAATATTTTTCTCGCCGACACCAGCGCCGATGCGGCACACATCAAGACGCTCCCGCCAATTGCTGATGCCAGCGTGACACGTAACCTGCCCGATACGCTGCTCGTCCACGTAGTAGAGCGCCAGCCTGTGCTTATCTGGCAGGTTGGCACAAACCAGTATAGCGTTGATGCTGGAGGCAGCATCATTGCTCAGGTGCAACACACCGGTGGGCTGCCAGTCGTGCGCGATGAGCATACAGGCGACCAGCATGGAAAACCCTTTGCGCCTGGCGGCAAAATTGACCCAAAGATCATACAAATGGCCCGTCAATTGCTAGAGCAGGTTCCGACAGCGATTGGTATCACCAGCTTCACGCTGCGCGATACCCTTGCGTATGGAGTTGTCCTGATAAGCGCGGATGGCTGGCAGGCGCGCTTTGGCGCCCCCGATAACCTGGAGAACAAGATCAAAGAGCTTGCCGCCATCTTACAACTTGTCAAACAGCAGGGCCAGCAGCTCGCGCTGGTTGACCTCCGCTTTGGATTTTACCCGTATTATCGTCTGAAGAGTCCAGGCGCTGAACCATGA